The genomic region CCATAAAATCTCATGTTTGAGTTTAGAAATTAGATTCTATTACACAAATTTTATGATAAAGGGACCATACAatcatatatacaaaatagGATATTGGTTTCTTTtccatctaaaaaaaaacaataaagagtTAAATTACTAATAAGTTCTTgcaaatattattaatttacacCCTCAATTGTTTATTGTGTCAATTTCATTCATTaactttcaaaataaatcagTTTCATCTTTGCATCTCCATctccattaaaactcctaaTGGTATTATATTATTTGACAAATGTGGCATACTTCATGCACATttattaactatttttattCATATCACCGTTAGAATTTTAACGAATACAATAATCAAGAATGAAAATTGTCTTCATTTTGAGAGTTGAAGAAATTTATTAATGCAATCACTAATTGAAGGATCGAATTAAACTCTACAGCATAATAAGATGACTAatcaaaaaaagttttttttttttttgtttttgttctttttaaaaaaaaaaaaaattggttcaatCAATTTAATCTTTCCACTTTCGAAGATACCGCCACACCCCCCTATAATTTAATTGAGACGGGAGATTTGAATTGGTTCTCATAAGAATTGAGAACATGCTATGCTActtagttataacttataaggtTCTTGAGATTGACTTTGACGATTACATGGATTaaataatctaaaaattgaatcAATTATAGGATGATTGTGAAATTACTATTAGTGATAAATTTTGCAATGAGGAAAAGTCGCTGCCTTGACTCCCTAGGCACACCAAAGAATAAAATTCAAGGgtaagaaattaattttttaaacttatcttttaaatttattgtctaaaaaatcattttaatttgaGGTAATTGAAGCTATTAGCTATCTAATATCCACCCAATTTATAGAATCCTTTGTAACATTAATACTAAGGTATATATTTTTGCCATAAATATCCAAATTTGAAGCCAAACTATTAAGAggaatgatatgtccacaacatttttacaacaaatcctaaatggcaagttgttactggttgttattggtggaacaaaaataataatcttcatgttaagttcaaatttgaaaatattgtaaaaatgttataaacgTAGCATCCTTAACTATTAATATCCATATCAACATTCCAAATATTCAAGGTTGAAATCCATATATTTTGGATACTACAATGGACATCATAAACTAATCTCAAGTTAAGGTTTTGGAGTTTAAAATAGACATTACAAGTGATCCAATAATTTAGAATGAATAATTATAGATTATAAACcctaatatgtatatatatttttcttgcaaaTACAAAAGGCAGAAAAGGGAATAGAAGTATAGAACCCCAACCTCTTTGAATGattcaaaataatttgaaaagttCATAAATAAGTCAATGGCTTCTTGGATAGATTTAAGAATAAGTTGCCTTAATTAAAAGACATACAAAATTATATCACCAAAAATGAGACAAAATATGAATCATGGTGGAACTGTATAAACTTctatatcacaatatcaaatccGAATTACAGATTAGCCAAACCGGCAGGGCTCAAATAAACAAAACCAGAAGCCCGCTTATGGAAAACCCAACTATATATGTACAACTAAAAAGCAATAAGCAACACTCTCAAAAATATGGAGTTGCTTTACTCCATAACTAATCTCTATAATAACCTTTATATTTGATTTCATCAACAAAGCATCTCCTTTTTGAGTTCCATCTTATTGCCTGCTTTGCTTAGAACACCAGACAAATCTATGCTTTTCATAACCAAATCCTCCACACTTTCTTCCTTGGTGGATGGCAATGATAACCCTTTTGAAATTTGACCAATTGATGCTAAATACATTAGCTCAGATTCATCTAGACCTTTTGCCGGGCCAAGAATACATCTTTCAGTCCCATACTTTGCCAAAGCAtctttgaatttcttgatctgtaatacaataaatttagaCTTAGAATTTGGATACAAATAACCATTTTAAAGTTATGAGAATTTAAGAAATACTAAAAAGTTGGTTCAATGAAAAACTTACAGTAGCGTTGGTGCAGCTGAAACTACATAGACGACCCTCTGCACCCCTATAGAACCTAAAGAATGGTAGGACATGAATTCGGAGACTGTGACACATAGCTTTGAGCTCATCATGGTTAACTTTAAGAATAATTGCATTTGGGTTCAATTCAGCAAGCTGACAAATCTGACAAAGAAGAATCCAAATTAAAAGTTTAATAATCAAAATAGAGTAATATAAATTTGTGATGGGcttgttaaataaaaaagtatgtgATAAATTTCTTAACTTGAATACAATTCAGAAATCAAATATACCTTAGGATGCAGAGTTTTGCAACCTCCACAACGAGGTGAATAGAAGTCAACTATGACCAATCTATCGCCAGCATTAAGCAAGGAATCCACGAGTTCATTAGCTGAATGAATCTCCACCATGTAGGGTTTAAGAGTCTTCTCCCACCATCTCAAACTTCGGCTTACACAGATTGATGGTTGTGCCTGAAATCAAATATTGAAAATTAGTtcccaaaatggaataaagACCAAAACTTTCACCAAAATATAAAGCAGAAAAGGCAAAGCTTTGACATACATGAGGAGAGAAATTGCTTGGAGATTTAAGATTCCAATCTCTTAAACCCTTTTGATCTGAAACAGCAAGGGGTTTTCCCATAAACTCAACACCTAGCATAGGTAAAGCTCTTGATTTTGAGTCCCTAGGTTGTACGGAGACAAGAGAGGGACAAAACCCTCTGGATTTTGAGCCAACAATAGTCCCATTCAAACAGTATGCACAACTCTTCATTGAACAAGCCATCATAGCAGTGTTAAATCCAAGGCCTTTTTGGGGGCTTATAgaatgaaacaaagaaaatccacttcacAGTTCACCTTTTGGATCAAACAGCAACTTTTTTGAATCAAAAGTGGTTGGGATACAGAAAGTTCAAGGCAAGAAAAAGCCACAGAGAAGCTCTTAAAACAGAAAAGCAACCAAGACCCACTTCTAATTTTCAAGCAATAGAGCAAGATTTGAGAAGAAAATGTTCTCTTTTTGACCAATATTAGTAGTTTTGaatttgaagagagagaagtttgtttgttctttgaaattcaaagttcaaaacTAGAAGAAGAGTGAAGTGGGgttacaaagaaaataagagaaatagcgatttttttatttttggaattcaGTTTATCCAATTTgttacaataataattaataaaaatttaataaatttttttgtgttttttttggataaatatgttttttcacTGAATTTGAGCAGTGTCAACACACGTGTATGTTGACTGTTTTGAGTTTGTTTTATCTAAGAATGGGATTGCGTCGGCCATGTTTTGTTGATTGTTCTATAATCTATATTATCGAGATATGTTTGGTAGTTACCCTGTTGTCCCATTAAACGGCTAAACCGCGTGGCCGACTGTGTTTTGCATCTCTAAGGTGTGGATAAGGCTGGTAAATGAACCAATTACTCGAATTAGGCTCGATAAAAAACTcatttatgtttgtttatttataaataaactaagTTTAATCCTTAACTTTAGGTGTGGATAAGGCTGGCAAATGAAGCAAGCTGATCAGAAACAATTCGAATTTGGCTCGctcatttatatttgtttatttataaataagtcaaGTTTAAGCCTTAACTTTAGGCtcatttaataaataagttGAGCTCAAGCAAAAAATTTGTTCACGAATAAATTCGTGAGCTATTAAGCTTGATGCACAACAATTCACGTAGgctaatttataagtttatatgtattaattaaatatactcattacacatatcttaataCAGACATAGCCAACATGAGACCACTACttattactttaattttttccttccctttaaactaattaagaaccactttaaactataattacatttaaaaataaattaattaattaattaggtcaCATATAATTTTTCCCTATCAATCATCTAAGATAAAGTTATAAACcatgttagtattttctcattcataatagttacaaaaAGTATTTTTCTAGTTCTTCACCATCTAAcgtaaatgtaaaaattgtattttgaataaCTACTAAAACTGTAGATAaagaatgatgaatgaatgaatgaatttaattatgtatatttttaatttgaataatggcTAATCATAAGTAAAGCtagatgcatgataaaatgaatatactatttttttcataattttagagattgaaatgtaattttttaagattttaagctcaaaaacttgactTAAACTTAaatttgagcttgatattaagcttgaacttgacttgactaattaatcaagccaagccaagtcaaattcaagttttttggcttttccatgagctcaaactcaaacactatttttaagcttgtcacaagctcaagccaagcttgagcttttgatttttcttgacGAGCCAAACTTGAACATGGACTACTCGACAAAACTCGGCTCTTTTACAGCTATAATAAGGCCCACTTTCTTCGCTAAAATAAAACCTCTctctctggttttttttttttttttggtgttcttGTTTTTCTATTTCCTTCATCCCAACTACTGGAACagtaatcaattttctttttcttgttttgactGGCTGTTTCCAGTTATCccttctattttctttctcacaaaagaaaaaaaaagagaggcaaaCTTGGTTGTAAACTCGACCAAAAAGAATTAGAGAATTATTGTATAATGAGTTATGTGACAGCACAACATGTGTTTAAGGACCTACTTAATTATATGCATGGCATGATcactaaattaaaaatctaaTGATAAAATGACAGGTTCTTTATATCTTTaatatgcatatcaaattttgtgttaatcggaccttatttactattccatctaaaaaaatatattttatattacaaatatttaaaatttcaatatttgattgatgacatagttattgatctttgatattttagaagCTTTATAAGCATAAAGAATCTAAtgataaatttgtcaaaatttaccatTAATAACAAGATATTAACTAGAATTGTAGCAGTTGACGAAACATTTTCTTGTTCTTATTTTGACTAGCTATTTCCAGTTTTTCCCACTATTTAAATATGAGGGTAAATTCCACAAACCACCCCTGAGGTTTGTATTAATACCAACTAGGTCCAAGACATTCCAAAATTGACCAATTTGGTCCGTAAAGACTATTTTTTTCCTGAACACCACTAAAAAACGTTAACCTCCGTTAGTTTCTTTCTGTCCCTCTCTGTTACTCTTCCCTCTTCCCtcctccctcactctctctctcctcagatcagccaTAACCACTCCTCAGATTAGCCACAACCACTCGGATTAGCCACAACGAGAGCCACAACACAATTTTACTACCCATaccaaaacccaatcaaatcTGCTCCAACAGTATCCAAATCCTCCAACACATAGAAAACTCACCAccacatcaaaacccaaaaccacccCCATTGCAAATTCATTCCATATTggaacccaccaccaccatcatcgGCCACTAAACCCAGCAACCACCTCTGGCCACAAAACCCAGTGACCACCACTGGCAACAAAACCCAACCAAACCCACATcaataaaacccaaatccaaaaatttcaaTCACCACTTCGTAACCCACAACCACCTCACTGCAAATCCACCCTAGATCAAAACCCATAACCACCTCCATTTCAAATCCACCCTAAATCAGACCCACCACCTTAAACAACCACCGACCACAAagcccaaataaaaaaactcaaacccacaaCAAACCCACCACAGAACGGAATCCACCAACACCTAAATACCCACAACAAACCATAACCCATCACCGGCAACCAACAACCACCATAACCACAATCCATAGAAGACGCTGTATCAGGCGAGAAGCAAAAGCGAGAGGAGGAGCTACCGCCGCTATGGAAGATGAGCCTCTTCTCCTACTTCAGGCATGACACAGGGTCCTGTAGCCACGACGACGCGTGTAAGTACATGCACGGCGAGGAGGAGCTCCGTTCGTGCCCTGATAACATGTAGGACTCGACCTCTGACCGTGCGAAGAAGGCCATGAGGTTTGAGACGAGTGCAAAGAGGTTAGGATtagcaacaaaacaaaaaaaacgcAAAGAGATTAGAGGGAAGAAGAATGAATGAGGTAGAGAGAGAGCAGACTTGTTACATTtgagaaaggagaaaaaaataaaagaaagaagtaaaatGACTAACGGATGCAAACGGAATTATGGATTAAAATGTCTTCAGGGACAAAATTGTCTTTTTAGGATGAAATtggtaaattttaaaatattttggacttAGTTGGATATTATCACAAACCTCAAGGATGGCTTGTGGAATTTAcactaaatataaatatttagcCAGGGCTCAACATTAAGATTCTATAGGAATAATTAATCCTGAAAAAGTAGTGATTCTTACTCAGCTATACTATTTGACATCATAGGGCATAGCTATAGACAATGCACTAATTTAGTGGGCTATAGCTATAACGGTGACCCAAACAATGTAGTGATTTCTGTACGCCACAAAATGTGGTGGGCACGGAAAAACCCATAACTCTttaggattttgctaatgtgtgcccttaggacacacaataattattcattttttgg from Castanea sativa cultivar Marrone di Chiusa Pesio chromosome 11, ASM4071231v1 harbors:
- the LOC142615295 gene encoding thioredoxin-like 1-2, chloroplastic; this encodes MMACSMKSCAYCLNGTIVGSKSRGFCPSLVSVQPRDSKSRALPMLGVEFMGKPLAVSDQKGLRDWNLKSPSNFSPHAQPSICVSRSLRWWEKTLKPYMVEIHSANELVDSLLNAGDRLVIVDFYSPRCGGCKTLHPKICQLAELNPNAIILKVNHDELKAMCHSLRIHVLPFFRFYRGAEGRLCSFSCTNATIKKFKDALAKYGTERCILGPAKGLDESELMYLASIGQISKGLSLPSTKEESVEDLVMKSIDLSGVLSKAGNKMELKKEMLC